One segment of Pseudodesulfovibrio sp. 5S69 DNA contains the following:
- a CDS encoding RNA methyltransferase, which yields MLDKLVVVLFRPKYPENIGSAARACLNMGVSELVVVDPYNFNMDKALPLATAHARHILESARIVDTLEQAVEGCTAIFGTTARTGGWRKGIMAPDTLAGVVDERLRTGGRVAVVFGPEDKGLTNEETSICSGLVTIPTSREGTSLNLAQAVVVVLYECFKRSLAAPFTPDGPPEERPTTVKEQEALFGNLQETLLAIDFLKDDNPDYWMLPVRRFFSKINLKRNEFNLLMGVCRQVRWFVDKYGPEGRDEAE from the coding sequence ATGTTGGATAAGCTCGTGGTGGTACTGTTCCGCCCCAAATACCCGGAGAACATCGGCTCGGCGGCCCGCGCATGCCTGAACATGGGCGTCTCGGAGCTGGTGGTCGTGGACCCGTACAATTTCAACATGGACAAGGCCCTGCCCCTGGCCACGGCCCACGCCCGGCACATCCTCGAATCCGCGCGCATCGTGGACACCCTGGAACAGGCCGTGGAAGGCTGCACCGCCATCTTCGGGACCACGGCCCGCACCGGGGGCTGGCGCAAGGGGATCATGGCTCCGGACACCCTGGCGGGCGTGGTCGACGAGCGGCTGCGCACCGGCGGCCGGGTGGCCGTGGTCTTCGGCCCGGAGGACAAGGGGCTGACCAACGAGGAGACCTCCATCTGCTCCGGCCTGGTGACCATCCCCACCAGCCGCGAGGGGACTTCCCTGAACCTGGCCCAGGCCGTGGTCGTGGTCCTGTACGAGTGCTTCAAACGCTCCCTGGCCGCACCGTTCACCCCGGACGGCCCGCCCGAGGAGCGGCCGACCACGGTCAAGGAACAGGAGGCCCTGTTCGGCAACCTCCAGGAGACCCTGCTGGCCATCGATTTCCTCAAGGACGACAACCCGGACTACTGGATGCTCCCGGTGCGCCGCTTCTTCAGCAAGATCAACCTGAAGCGCAACGAATTCAACCTGCTTATGGGCGTCTGCCGCCAGGTGCGCTGGTTCGTTGACAAATACGGGCCCGAAGGCAGGGACGAGGCGGAGTAG